From the Edaphobacter bradus genome, the window CATCTCTTTGTAGAAGTCGATGGCCATCCGGTTCCAGTCGAGGACGTGCCACTGGAGGCGGTCGCCGCGCTCGAGCGCAATGGCGGCGAGGCGGGCGAAGAGGGCGTTGGCGATGCCCTTGCGCCGGAACTGCGGCCGGACGAAGAGGTCTTCGAGGTGGATGCCGGCGTTGCCGCGCCAGGTGGAGTAGAAGGGGATGTAGAGTGCGAAGCCTGCGGGCTGGGCGACACCGGCTTCGGTCCACTCGGCGATGAGGCAGGAGAAGACGGGGCGCGGGCCGAAGCCGTCGCGGAGAAGGTCGGCCTCGGTGGCGAGGACGGCGTGAGGCTCGCGCTCGTACTCGGCGAGTTCGCGGATGAAGGCGAGCATCTCGGGGACGTCGGCGGGCGTGGCGGGGCGGATGGTAAGGGCTGCGGTGGTTTGGGTTTCGGGCATCGTCAGTCTTGGGAGATCAGTTTTTGACAGAGGCTTTCTGCAAGTTGGCGGCGTTGGCGGCGAGCCACTTTTCGAAGGGGATGGTGAAGGCGAAGAGCTGCTGGTTGCCTTCGAGGGTATGGATCTCCTTCAGGTAGAGCTGCGCGCCTTTGAGGGGCAGGCCGTCCAGTTCGCTGACGTCGTAGAAGAGGTAGCCGGCGAGGGTGGAGTGAGCCTTGACGGTGGTTCCCTGGAAGCCGAAGTCGCTGTCGTCGTTGGTGATCTTTTTGTCGACGGGGGCGTGGTGGATCCTCCAGGGGACGAGAGGGACTTTGGTTCCCATGGCGCTGCTGGTGGAGAAGAGGCGGCGGTTGATGTCGTCGAGCGTTGCAGCGGCGATGACATCGTGGTTGGCGGAGATGAACTGGATGCGTGCGTCGTCGAGCGAGAGGCCGGTGTCGCCGTCGTTGGTAATGATGACGCGGATGGGGATGAAGCCGTGCTGGATGTAGGGTACGCGGAAGAAGCTGCAGTCGGAGGGCGAGGTGCAGGGGTCGGCAGCGATGGTGACGTGCTCCTGCGGGTGGGCGTCGAAGGCGAGGTATTGGTCTGCGGGTTTGGCGGGCGGGGCCT encodes:
- a CDS encoding GNAT family N-acetyltransferase — protein: MPETQTTAALTIRPATPADVPEMLAFIRELAEYEREPHAVLATEADLLRDGFGPRPVFSCLIAEWTEAGVAQPAGFALYIPFYSTWRGNAGIHLEDLFVRPQFRRKGIANALFARLAAIALERGDRLQWHVLDWNRMAIDFYKEMGAHMLHEWRIMRVDGESLKALAEKSHS